In Colwellia sp. PAMC 20917, a single genomic region encodes these proteins:
- a CDS encoding tetratricopeptide repeat protein, with protein MRTAMPEDNQKVPSQIFRWFEKMKTNYEQSVQGVLERFEKYSHSQQLRIDLANQSNIDNLKQSHQKHLDQQNAHIKQLTEDASYYKKQISKQQQTIEQLNGRYDAVMSCLLTEKRKDIDIKDIFSDNEDENSELIEDLYLETHHNKVVDSPFKHQGQSELNNEPDITTSPLSERGNDLFDNALLKRQSGDIEQAFQLFEQAAKLGHVKAMGAMGRAFFLAEGTEEDHGLGLAWLIHAANQDLPQAVARVKFFQDNNPELYLQALNLSADPIFLKY; from the coding sequence TTGAGAACAGCTATGCCAGAAGATAATCAAAAAGTGCCCAGCCAAATATTTCGTTGGTTTGAAAAAATGAAAACTAACTACGAGCAGAGTGTTCAAGGTGTATTAGAGCGGTTTGAAAAATATAGTCATAGCCAACAATTAAGAATTGATCTCGCTAATCAATCAAACATTGATAACTTAAAGCAGTCTCATCAAAAACATCTTGACCAACAAAATGCTCATATCAAACAATTAACTGAAGATGCGAGCTATTACAAAAAACAAATCAGTAAACAGCAACAAACCATTGAGCAACTCAATGGCCGCTATGATGCAGTGATGAGTTGTTTGTTAACTGAAAAAAGAAAAGATATAGACATTAAAGATATATTTTCTGATAACGAAGATGAAAACAGCGAGCTTATTGAAGACTTATACTTAGAAACTCACCATAACAAAGTTGTTGATAGCCCCTTTAAACACCAAGGGCAAAGTGAGTTAAATAATGAGCCAGATATAACGACTTCGCCCTTAAGCGAAAGAGGTAACGACTTGTTCGATAACGCTCTCTTAAAAAGGCAGTCTGGCGATATTGAACAAGCGTTTCAATTGTTTGAACAAGCGGCAAAGCTTGGTCATGTAAAAGCGATGGGCGCGATGGGCCGTGCTTTTTTCTTAGCTGAAGGCACAGAAGAAGATCATGGCCTTGGACTTGCCTGGCTTATTCATGCGGCAAATCAAGATCTACCGCAAGCGGTCGCCCGGGTTAAATTTTTTCAAGACAATAACCCTGAACTTTACCTGCAGGCACTTAATCTATCAGCAGACCCAATATTCCTTAAATATTAA